In one window of Desulfurella amilsii DNA:
- a CDS encoding Nif3-like dinuclear metal center hexameric protein, with product MFIFEAIEALESYFPLSFQESWDNSGFQVLFKHNILSGILLTLDIRLETIEEAKQNDCNLIIAHHPLFLQALKNFDYKFYPENVLYWATKDEISIYAAHTNLDIAPFGLNYHLCKKFSLKNFFMLENLKPTFIGELEKEQTFGQFIEFVKKTLNVPILKYIASHNRSIKKIAICSGSCADYIYKLKGFDIDVFVTGDLKHHSAIFAQQNGINVIDATHFYTEVWSKDILFECLKDLDVKVIKSTKDYIPWDYI from the coding sequence AGGATTTCAAGTTTTATTCAAGCACAATATATTAAGCGGGATTTTACTAACTTTGGATATAAGATTAGAAACTATAGAAGAGGCAAAACAAAACGATTGTAATTTAATTATTGCCCATCATCCGTTGTTTTTGCAAGCACTTAAAAATTTTGATTATAAGTTTTATCCAGAAAATGTGCTATATTGGGCTACTAAAGATGAAATAAGCATTTATGCAGCGCACACTAATTTAGATATTGCACCCTTTGGTTTAAATTACCACTTGTGCAAAAAATTTTCTTTGAAAAACTTTTTTATGTTAGAAAACTTAAAGCCAACTTTTATAGGTGAGCTTGAAAAAGAGCAAACGTTTGGTCAGTTTATTGAGTTTGTAAAAAAAACACTAAATGTGCCAATATTAAAGTACATTGCATCTCACAACAGATCTATTAAAAAAATAGCAATTTGCTCTGGCAGTTGTGCAGATTACATATACAAACTAAAAGGCTTTGATATTGATGTTTTTGTTACAGGTGACCTTAAACATCACAGCGCGATATTTGCTCAGCAAAATGGTATTAATGTTATCGATGCAACACATTTTTATACGGAAGTATGGTCTAAAGACATACTATTTGAGTGCTTAAAAGATTTGGATGTTAAAGTAATAAAAAGCACTAAAGATTATATCCCATGGGATTATATATAG
- a CDS encoding zinc ribbon domain-containing protein encodes MNADIEMLLKIQEYDKRIYQLESEFAKKLKEREKLEELLTAHTLNMEQAQEELNEILEDLNFKKNLLEEKEVLLEKLDEKSSAVQNQKQSDALSSEITIAKTNKSILEDKILEMQAVVDDKNKKISEIQQQLDETKQKLEAFDIQLSEIKEDIDRQIEKVNEERQTMLHDINPNLLSKYNKISMWAKGSAVVRVEDETCYGCFIKLPPQVSVLVEETEEIVYCPNCGRILYKKE; translated from the coding sequence ATGAATGCTGATATAGAAATGCTCTTAAAAATTCAAGAATACGATAAGCGAATTTATCAGCTTGAATCTGAATTCGCTAAAAAGCTTAAAGAAAGGGAAAAATTAGAAGAATTGTTAACTGCTCATACACTGAATATGGAGCAGGCACAAGAGGAACTAAATGAGATTCTTGAGGATTTAAATTTTAAAAAAAACCTACTTGAAGAAAAGGAAGTTTTGCTTGAAAAGCTTGATGAAAAAAGCAGTGCTGTTCAAAACCAGAAGCAATCAGATGCGTTGTCCAGTGAAATAACTATTGCAAAAACCAATAAAAGTATCTTGGAAGACAAAATTTTAGAAATGCAAGCAGTAGTTGATGACAAGAACAAGAAAATAAGTGAAATTCAACAGCAATTAGATGAAACAAAACAAAAATTGGAAGCTTTTGATATTCAATTATCTGAAATCAAAGAAGATATTGATAGGCAAATTGAAAAAGTTAATGAAGAAAGACAGACCATGTTGCACGACATAAATCCTAATCTATTATCAAAATACAATAAAATTTCCATGTGGGCCAAAGGTAGTGCTGTGGTGCGAGTTGAGGATGAAACGTGTTATGGTTGTTTTATAAAATTACCACCACAAGTATCTGTACTTGTTGAAGAAACCGAAGAAATTGTTTACTGTCCAAATTGTGGAAGAATATTGTATAAAAAAGAATGA
- a CDS encoding ribonuclease HI family protein, whose protein sequence is MKLDLLKKFCEFKSVEKTADYFGISIDDFFGKISQICGDLEIDKPLAKKNHLIEPDKPLSAYIDGASSNNPGHAGIGIVFIQDEQIIDTVSEYIGEKTNNEAEYTALIEALKNGLNFGVKSIKVFSDSELVVKQIKGVYAVKQEHLKKLNKEARLLIEKFEHFEINHIVRSFNAKADKLAKSAIEHNGKLAHR, encoded by the coding sequence ATGAAATTAGACTTACTCAAGAAATTTTGCGAATTTAAATCAGTAGAAAAAACCGCTGATTATTTTGGTATTTCAATTGATGATTTTTTTGGCAAGATAAGTCAAATATGCGGAGACTTAGAAATAGATAAACCGCTTGCCAAAAAAAATCATTTAATTGAACCAGATAAACCCCTAAGTGCTTATATAGATGGTGCTTCTAGTAATAACCCAGGACATGCTGGTATTGGTATAGTATTTATACAAGATGAACAAATTATCGATACAGTGTCTGAGTATATTGGTGAAAAAACTAACAACGAAGCGGAGTATACCGCCCTTATAGAAGCGTTAAAAAATGGACTAAATTTTGGCGTGAAATCAATAAAAGTTTTTTCTGATTCTGAATTAGTTGTAAAACAGATAAAGGGTGTTTATGCTGTAAAACAGGAGCATTTAAAAAAACTCAATAAAGAGGCTCGGTTGTTAATAGAAAAATTTGAGCATTTTGAGATTAACCATATAGTTAGAAGTTTTAATGCTAAAGCTGATAAATTGGCAAAATCGGCTATTGAACATAATGGTAAACTAGCTCATAGGTAA
- a CDS encoding energy transducer TonB, giving the protein MIVLLYLLIVHNKKPIAKLSPPVYHVDIVQLPKQEQNTQQKQPHIIASNINRQTKSKIYSKTEKIPLKSAPQSKRKSVPQKTHNKEQKIVKPSQNQEIAKNAQVLKQPKSISSATKQQNLTKNTPYKISGNLFSQSNKNTPAINPNQKYQGTSNVKEYESPNAKKEATIEIGTESIKYVSYMKLLKDKIQNVWVYPEQARLKNQQGTLLVKFGINKNGSLAYAEVIHSSGYPILDEAAIKAIREASPFNPLPERFGVDRLNIYATFTYELVYHYVQ; this is encoded by the coding sequence TTGATAGTTTTGCTATATCTACTAATTGTTCATAACAAAAAACCTATAGCAAAACTATCTCCACCAGTATATCACGTAGATATTGTACAATTGCCAAAACAAGAACAAAACACACAGCAAAAACAGCCGCACATTATAGCGTCAAATATCAATAGGCAGACTAAATCCAAAATATATTCAAAAACAGAAAAGATACCATTAAAAAGCGCACCGCAATCTAAAAGAAAAAGCGTACCTCAAAAAACACACAATAAAGAGCAAAAAATAGTCAAACCCTCGCAAAATCAAGAAATTGCAAAGAATGCTCAAGTTCTAAAGCAACCAAAATCTATTTCAAGCGCAACAAAACAACAAAATTTAACCAAAAATACTCCATACAAAATTTCTGGTAACTTATTTTCGCAATCCAACAAAAACACACCTGCTATAAACCCAAATCAAAAATATCAAGGCACAAGCAACGTGAAAGAGTACGAAAGCCCAAATGCAAAAAAAGAAGCAACTATTGAAATAGGAACAGAGTCAATAAAATATGTTTCTTATATGAAACTACTTAAGGATAAAATACAAAATGTGTGGGTTTACCCAGAGCAAGCCCGTTTAAAAAACCAGCAGGGTACCTTGCTTGTAAAGTTTGGTATTAATAAAAATGGTTCGCTTGCTTATGCAGAAGTTATTCACTCCAGTGGATATCCTATTTTAGATGAAGCAGCAATAAAAGCCATAAGGGAAGCCTCACCATTTAATCCACTACCAGAAAGATTTGGTGTTGATAGGCTCAACATATACGCAACATTTACCTATGAGCTAGTTTACCATTATGTTCAATAG